A stretch of the Teredinibacter haidensis genome encodes the following:
- a CDS encoding response regulator has translation MAKIIAVDDSASMRQMVCFTLKGAGHDVCEATDGVEALELAKAESGVDLVISDINMPNMDGIALIRELRQLPAYKFTPILMLTTESGTEKKSEGKAAGATGWIVKPFNPDQLLATIGKVL, from the coding sequence ATGGCAAAAATAATCGCTGTTGATGATTCTGCCTCAATGCGACAAATGGTTTGTTTTACTTTGAAGGGAGCAGGACACGATGTGTGCGAAGCGACCGATGGGGTGGAAGCATTAGAATTAGCGAAAGCTGAGAGCGGTGTAGATCTTGTGATCTCCGATATCAATATGCCAAATATGGATGGTATTGCGCTAATTCGAGAATTGCGACAGCTGCCTGCCTACAAGTTCACACCCATACTAATGTTGACCACCGAATCTGGTACGGAAAAGAAAAGTGAGGGCAAAGCCGCCGGAGCAACAGGCTGGATCGTCAAGCCCTTTAACCCCGACCAGCTATTGGCAACTATTGGTAAAGTGCTTTAA
- a CDS encoding STAS domain-containing protein translates to MASTVNFNLPENLTIAHIHGLHEEFEALVDKQDCDVVVLKASSVQRADTAGLQLLLAFMQATRERQISVTWDHPSQTLCNAAKLLGVDVAIGIH, encoded by the coding sequence GTGGCATCGACAGTAAATTTTAACTTACCCGAGAACCTGACGATCGCTCATATTCATGGCTTACATGAAGAATTTGAAGCCTTAGTCGATAAACAGGATTGTGATGTTGTGGTGCTTAAGGCCAGCTCTGTACAGCGAGCAGATACGGCGGGATTGCAGCTTTTGTTGGCATTTATGCAAGCAACGCGCGAAAGGCAGATCAGCGTTACCTGGGATCATCCCTCTCAAACGCTTTGCAATGCAGCGAAATTATTGGGAGTGGATGTTGCGATTGGAATCCACTAG
- a CDS encoding substrate-binding domain-containing protein yields MFSRSEQPMHIGVITPFLQGDYMGEITNQIRYICETKHYQFSAIRTDSFGHYNLPIGLDQLAGVIVLRNAANPKLIEKIQNRGTPVIAIAHDYFPLDVPVVTCNNSLGAELAFEFLTSKGHKELMYVGDITQYDLRKRYERFSELQKEHNLPYGNEQIICAPDSIFSGGLAAGEQFLQKASRCTGIFCGAGNTGMGFITKLEECGIRFPGDLDVVAFDAIRAMHVLTPQLSYIDQNLDVLAKRCITVLEGMIHSKTTPTTAITIAPTLCAANPERNLDLDTYAKESHTESILKNTRYTGSLLNHSIEMTQDIVYSRLDKIMSVAPLFSQFMNFGILSCVVYDRHKRTHLHTYKIFENTQTICIAESDEDHTCLPEAFPPPAIRAQYNQEWDSWVHFPIFREKELWGVLSLAGARDRAHSVSSFSSFTCFIDNIAFGYALLLENHSLREQLKQSEAASPKIGLTSRRGSTLPSFEWDLEKGSVIWSDLALELLGFTTELEKNIYRSMEIFDRVHPDDDSKLRKELTSSLSNLGNMTTAARLKNAEGEYCHYSFQGEIMHEVDARAVSYRCCLSLIN; encoded by the coding sequence ATGTTCAGTCGTTCAGAACAACCCATGCATATTGGTGTAATAACACCCTTTTTACAGGGCGATTACATGGGCGAGATTACTAATCAAATTCGCTATATTTGTGAAACTAAACACTACCAATTTAGTGCCATCCGAACCGATAGTTTCGGACACTATAACCTTCCTATTGGCTTGGATCAGCTGGCGGGAGTGATTGTTCTGCGCAACGCCGCCAACCCCAAGCTCATTGAGAAGATTCAAAATCGCGGCACTCCAGTCATTGCTATCGCACACGACTACTTCCCTCTTGATGTCCCCGTAGTTACCTGCAACAACAGCCTGGGAGCAGAACTGGCCTTTGAGTTTTTGACCAGCAAAGGACATAAAGAGTTGATGTATGTGGGCGACATAACCCAATATGATCTTCGCAAGCGTTACGAACGTTTCAGCGAGCTACAGAAAGAACACAATTTGCCTTACGGTAACGAACAGATAATTTGCGCGCCAGATTCCATTTTTTCCGGAGGGTTGGCCGCTGGCGAACAATTCCTGCAGAAGGCCTCGCGCTGTACGGGAATATTTTGTGGAGCCGGCAATACCGGAATGGGGTTTATAACAAAGCTGGAAGAATGTGGTATTCGCTTCCCCGGAGATCTCGACGTTGTGGCATTTGATGCCATTCGAGCAATGCACGTGCTTACCCCCCAGCTATCCTACATTGACCAAAACCTCGACGTGCTTGCCAAACGCTGCATCACCGTTCTCGAAGGGATGATTCACAGTAAAACCACGCCAACAACCGCCATTACCATTGCCCCTACCCTCTGCGCTGCGAATCCCGAGCGCAATTTGGATCTCGACACGTACGCAAAAGAAAGTCACACCGAAAGCATCCTGAAAAACACCCGCTATACTGGATCACTGCTCAACCACAGCATTGAGATGACCCAGGATATTGTCTACTCACGACTGGACAAAATCATGAGTGTCGCCCCACTTTTCAGTCAGTTTATGAATTTCGGAATTCTCTCCTGCGTCGTCTACGATCGCCATAAACGCACACATTTGCACACTTATAAAATATTTGAAAATACGCAAACGATTTGTATCGCTGAAAGTGACGAAGACCATACCTGCCTGCCTGAAGCGTTTCCACCTCCAGCCATCCGGGCACAATATAATCAAGAATGGGATTCCTGGGTTCACTTTCCGATTTTTCGGGAAAAAGAACTCTGGGGAGTACTGAGTTTAGCTGGTGCACGTGATAGAGCCCATTCCGTCAGCAGTTTTTCCAGCTTCACCTGTTTTATAGACAACATCGCTTTTGGCTACGCACTATTATTAGAAAACCATTCTTTACGCGAGCAGCTAAAACAATCAGAAGCAGCCTCCCCCAAGATCGGCCTCACGAGTAGACGCGGTAGCACACTGCCAAGTTTTGAGTGGGATCTGGAGAAAGGCTCTGTCATTTGGAGCGATCTCGCTCTGGAATTACTGGGATTTACGACAGAGCTGGAAAAAAACATTTACCGCAGTATGGAAATTTTTGATCGTGTTCACCCGGACGATGACAGTAAATTACGAAAGGAGTTAACCAGTAGTTTATCTAACCTCGGAAATATGACCACGGCAGCGCGCTTAAAAAATGCTGAGGGGGAGTACTGCCACTACAGTTTTCAGGGGGAAATAATGCATGAAGTAGACGCAAGGGCGGTCAGTTATCGCTGTTGTCTATCGCTGATTAATTAG
- the fliJ gene encoding flagellar export protein FliJ, with the protein MAIKRSQRMDVVVELARRKQDKVAVAVNSQQGILAAEKQRYQDLQDYYQHYNQAFSANISGLRASKFSESRTFLQQMAQAIEGQKRQVAVVEQQLTQVQSEWHKCYLKRQSLEDLQKRYIKEEAADRERLEQRQVEEWITQRSSR; encoded by the coding sequence ATGGCGATTAAACGATCGCAGCGTATGGACGTGGTAGTGGAGTTGGCTAGAAGAAAGCAGGATAAGGTGGCTGTCGCGGTAAATTCGCAACAGGGTATACTGGCTGCAGAAAAACAGCGTTACCAGGATTTACAGGACTATTATCAGCACTACAATCAAGCGTTCTCGGCCAATATTAGCGGTTTGCGAGCGTCCAAGTTCAGTGAGTCCCGCACCTTTCTTCAGCAGATGGCGCAGGCGATCGAGGGGCAGAAGCGACAGGTGGCAGTCGTCGAGCAACAGTTGACGCAGGTGCAGTCTGAATGGCATAAATGTTATTTAAAGCGGCAATCGCTGGAAGATTTACAGAAGCGCTACATCAAGGAGGAAGCGGCTGATCGAGAGCGGCTAGAGCAGCGCCAGGTAGAAGAATGGATTACCCAGCGCAGTAGTCGTTAG
- the fliI gene encoding flagellar protein export ATPase FliI: MLTHSTPVMERLKKYQRYDSLTHTPEAQGRLTRMVGLTLEAVGLNVSVGRQCKVLLSNGRELEAEVVGFHNEKTFLMPVQKVEGLQPGARVVPVHAHKNLSMGDHLRGRILNGIGQPLDGLGAVNTNAKVDLEPSTINPLHRHPIDQPLDVGIRAINSLLTVGKGQRIGLFAGSGVGKSVLLGMMTRFTTADIVVVGLIGERGREVKEFVDHILGKEGLTRAVVVAAPADDAPLMRLRASQLATRIAEYYRDQGKNVLLLMDSLTRFAQAQREISLAIGEPPATKGYPPSVFAKIPDLVERAGNADKGGGSITAFYTVLTEGDDLQDPIADASRAILDGHVVLSRDLAEEGIYPAIDIEASVSRVMPNIVDEAHLLQAQRFKQLLARYRANRDLIAIGAYSRGSDPDIDAAIERQPYLKKFISQKMTEPANFLQSKKMLEAVLQSSSGGAAPSANPGQRPLQQQQAPSPAQRPLASGNR, encoded by the coding sequence ATGCTAACTCATTCCACTCCAGTAATGGAACGCTTAAAAAAATACCAACGCTATGACTCATTGACCCATACGCCTGAGGCGCAAGGGCGCCTGACGCGTATGGTGGGTTTAACGCTGGAAGCCGTTGGTTTGAATGTCTCGGTCGGGCGCCAGTGCAAAGTGCTACTCAGCAATGGTCGTGAGTTGGAGGCTGAAGTTGTAGGTTTTCATAATGAAAAAACCTTTCTTATGCCAGTTCAAAAAGTGGAAGGGTTGCAGCCGGGCGCACGTGTTGTCCCTGTTCACGCGCATAAAAACCTTTCAATGGGAGACCACCTGCGCGGCCGAATTCTCAATGGTATTGGTCAGCCCCTCGACGGACTGGGTGCCGTAAATACCAATGCCAAGGTGGACCTAGAGCCCAGTACTATCAACCCTCTGCATCGTCATCCCATAGATCAGCCACTGGACGTGGGTATACGCGCAATTAATAGTTTACTGACAGTTGGCAAGGGGCAGCGCATTGGGTTATTTGCCGGAAGTGGTGTTGGTAAAAGTGTGCTTTTAGGCATGATGACCCGGTTTACGACGGCAGATATTGTCGTGGTGGGGCTAATTGGAGAGCGTGGTCGCGAGGTGAAGGAGTTTGTAGACCATATTCTCGGTAAAGAAGGTTTAACCCGCGCAGTGGTGGTAGCCGCGCCAGCGGACGATGCACCCCTGATGCGTTTGCGCGCTTCGCAATTGGCAACACGCATAGCCGAGTATTATCGAGATCAGGGTAAAAACGTGTTGCTGCTAATGGATTCACTTACCCGTTTCGCGCAGGCGCAGCGGGAAATTTCACTCGCCATTGGTGAACCGCCCGCGACCAAGGGTTATCCACCCAGTGTGTTTGCCAAAATACCCGATCTGGTTGAGAGAGCTGGAAACGCCGATAAAGGTGGCGGTTCGATTACGGCATTTTACACGGTGCTGACGGAAGGGGATGATCTGCAAGATCCTATCGCCGATGCCTCTCGTGCAATTCTGGATGGACATGTGGTGCTCTCACGGGACTTGGCGGAAGAGGGGATATACCCGGCGATTGATATTGAGGCTTCTGTCAGCCGGGTAATGCCGAATATAGTCGATGAGGCGCATCTTTTACAGGCGCAGCGCTTTAAACAGCTGTTGGCTCGCTATCGGGCGAATAGGGATTTAATTGCCATCGGCGCATATAGCCGTGGTTCGGACCCGGATATTGATGCCGCCATTGAACGCCAGCCCTACCTGAAGAAATTTATTTCCCAGAAAATGACGGAACCCGCGAATTTTCTGCAAAGCAAAAAAATGTTGGAAGCCGTTTTACAAAGCAGCAGCGGCGGCGCAGCTCCCAGCGCAAATCCAGGACAAAGGCCACTACAGCAGCAACAGGCCCCATCTCCTGCTCAACGACCACTGGCCTCAGGTAACCGTTAA
- a CDS encoding flagellar assembly protein FliH: MTDVSKQMNRIPHESLDKNEVVSAWSLPSIGEKRKVVKSAKREAREKAAAKASETVEDVPRQQKPKPPTAEQLQQIADLAQQEGYADGFKEGMEKGLKQGESKGQQLGEQKAYTETRQKLDDEKRRISSIANQLMEPLQGQDEQLETLVVDMALHLAKHLIASEISCSPETLSNLVNRAIKTLPVGAKNITVYVNEQDAKLLDTVIPVEHRGWRLCDDNSLITGGCRVETADSLVDFSIESRLAEYMQSVDEVVSTEQPVSDVEPAPAQDNA, from the coding sequence ATGACTGATGTATCCAAACAGATGAATCGCATCCCTCATGAATCACTTGATAAAAACGAAGTGGTTAGTGCCTGGAGTTTACCCAGCATTGGTGAAAAGCGTAAAGTAGTGAAAAGTGCTAAACGAGAAGCCAGAGAAAAGGCGGCTGCTAAGGCTTCGGAAACGGTAGAAGATGTTCCTCGTCAACAAAAGCCCAAGCCTCCTACCGCAGAGCAATTACAGCAGATTGCCGACCTAGCTCAACAGGAGGGCTATGCAGATGGTTTTAAAGAAGGAATGGAAAAAGGCTTAAAACAGGGGGAAAGCAAAGGTCAGCAACTGGGCGAGCAAAAGGCTTACACTGAAACTCGGCAGAAACTAGACGACGAAAAACGCAGAATTAGCAGTATTGCTAACCAGTTGATGGAGCCGTTGCAAGGGCAGGATGAACAGCTCGAAACGTTAGTTGTGGATATGGCTCTGCACTTGGCGAAACACCTAATTGCATCGGAAATAAGCTGTTCGCCGGAGACGCTCAGTAACCTTGTAAACAGGGCGATTAAGACACTGCCGGTTGGAGCCAAAAATATTACTGTCTATGTTAACGAGCAGGACGCAAAGTTACTGGATACCGTGATTCCGGTCGAACACCGTGGCTGGCGTTTGTGTGATGACAATAGCCTTATCACCGGTGGTTGTCGTGTGGAGACGGCCGATAGTTTGGTGGATTTTTCGATAGAAAGCCGACTGGCCGAGTATATGCAATCCGTCGATGAAGTTGTCTCGACAGAGCAGCCTGTTTCCGATGTTGAGCCCGCGCCCGCGCAGGATAATGCCTGA
- the fliG gene encoding flagellar motor switch protein FliG, producing the protein MNAPANPPATQGDGKPTVSLSRTDQAAILLMTLGEQSAAEILRHMGPKEVQRLGTAMAQLNNVQQYEVEVVLNNFMEEVRTQTGLGMGADNYIRNMLVTALGEDKANGLIDRILLGGNTTGLDTLKWMEARSVADIIRNEHPQIQAIVMAYLDADQAAEVLGYFPEKVRLDVMMRVAALDTVQPGALQELNDILEKQFSGSSGSQTKEMGGFKTAAEIVNNLDSSIAGELMDSIREIDEDMGTQISDLMFVFENLKDVDDRGIQALLREVSSDVLILALKGADEVLQEKIFGNMSKRAAELLRDDLDAKGPVKVSEVEGAQKEILTIARRMADAGEINLGGGGEEML; encoded by the coding sequence ATGAATGCACCGGCTAACCCCCCCGCTACTCAAGGTGATGGCAAGCCTACGGTCAGTCTTAGCCGTACGGATCAGGCCGCAATTTTATTGATGACGTTGGGTGAACAAAGCGCAGCGGAAATTCTTCGCCATATGGGGCCTAAAGAGGTACAACGTTTGGGTACGGCTATGGCTCAGCTGAACAATGTGCAGCAATACGAAGTGGAAGTGGTGCTCAACAATTTTATGGAAGAGGTGCGTACTCAGACGGGCCTGGGTATGGGTGCCGATAATTATATTCGCAATATGCTGGTAACTGCTCTGGGTGAGGATAAAGCCAACGGACTTATCGACCGTATTTTACTCGGCGGGAATACCACGGGGCTGGATACCCTTAAGTGGATGGAAGCGCGTTCGGTTGCCGACATTATTCGCAATGAGCACCCACAAATTCAGGCCATTGTTATGGCGTACCTGGATGCGGATCAGGCGGCTGAAGTTCTGGGTTATTTTCCTGAAAAAGTACGGTTGGATGTCATGATGCGCGTAGCGGCTTTGGATACAGTTCAGCCGGGCGCCTTACAGGAACTAAACGATATTCTTGAAAAACAATTTTCCGGTAGTTCGGGATCGCAAACTAAAGAGATGGGTGGATTCAAAACGGCTGCGGAAATTGTTAATAACCTGGATAGCTCCATTGCCGGTGAGCTTATGGACTCTATTCGTGAAATCGATGAGGACATGGGTACCCAGATTTCCGATCTTATGTTTGTCTTCGAAAATCTCAAAGATGTGGACGACCGGGGTATTCAGGCACTGCTGCGAGAAGTGTCTTCCGATGTACTTATTCTTGCGCTCAAAGGTGCAGACGAAGTTCTACAGGAAAAAATATTTGGCAATATGTCTAAACGTGCTGCCGAACTTCTGCGTGATGACCTCGATGCGAAAGGGCCGGTTAAAGTGTCTGAAGTGGAAGGTGCTCAGAAAGAAATTCTTACTATTGCCCGCCGTATGGCCGATGCCGGTGAAATTAACCTGGGTGGCGGTGGAGAGGAAATGCTGTAA
- the fliF gene encoding flagellar basal-body MS-ring/collar protein FliF, whose product MAGTATAGGGTSDLIEGFNNLNLVRQAGLMIGLAASVAIGFAVVLWSQGEDFKPLYGSLDRLDSSEVGQILDFNEIPYKIDGSSGALLVPVDQVHKARLVLAENGIQGDKSVGFELLDQEQPLGTSQFMEATRYRRGLEGELARTISSINAVRGARVHLAIPKRTVFVRDGREPSASVFLDLFPGRPILTKQISGIANLVAASIPDLDVENVTIVDQKGNLLSVSAVDEKLAIAAQHLDYTRKIEDDIVLRIRRLLSPILGAANFKAEVAADVDFTEIEQAEESFNPDLPAIRSEQTVDEQRVGSAGAGGIPGALTNQPPAGGQAPEVAGQRGGDAPAAPSSNSRSQATRNYELDRTVSYTKHEKGRMRRLTVAIVIDDKKKMNTDSGETTTSRWTDVELERLAILVRDAVGFSAARGDSVNILNEAFMPLPEIEATAETQIWESENFRVAAKYVAGALIVLGLIFGLMRPVLKSLAGTGSKSKEEEEAKEMAALQAAGISSFDSLSDETVTLTGGDALALPSPEESYEQQLNAVKGLVAEDAGRVAQVIKRWINEE is encoded by the coding sequence ATGGCAGGTACAGCAACAGCAGGCGGTGGAACCAGTGACCTTATAGAAGGTTTTAATAACCTTAATTTGGTTCGCCAGGCAGGCTTAATGATTGGTTTGGCCGCTAGCGTCGCTATAGGTTTCGCTGTTGTATTGTGGAGCCAAGGTGAGGACTTTAAACCGCTATACGGCAGCCTGGATAGGCTGGACTCGTCGGAAGTGGGCCAAATACTTGATTTTAACGAAATTCCTTACAAGATTGACGGCTCCAGCGGCGCACTTTTAGTACCTGTTGATCAAGTCCATAAAGCTCGACTGGTATTGGCTGAAAATGGTATTCAGGGCGATAAGTCCGTAGGTTTTGAGCTACTGGATCAAGAGCAGCCCTTGGGAACCAGCCAGTTTATGGAAGCCACGCGTTATCGCCGCGGCCTGGAGGGGGAGTTGGCGAGAACCATCTCCAGTATTAATGCCGTACGCGGTGCCCGGGTTCACCTGGCAATTCCCAAGCGCACGGTTTTTGTTCGTGATGGCCGCGAACCTAGCGCTTCTGTTTTTCTCGATCTATTTCCCGGCAGGCCCATTTTAACCAAACAAATTAGTGGTATTGCCAATCTGGTCGCCGCCAGTATTCCAGATTTGGATGTTGAAAATGTCACGATAGTCGATCAAAAAGGAAATTTGCTGTCTGTGAGTGCCGTGGATGAAAAACTGGCAATAGCGGCTCAGCATCTGGATTACACGCGTAAAATCGAAGATGATATTGTGCTGCGCATCCGCCGCTTGCTGTCCCCGATTTTGGGTGCGGCCAATTTTAAGGCCGAAGTGGCGGCCGATGTGGATTTTACCGAAATAGAGCAGGCAGAAGAATCGTTTAATCCCGATTTGCCGGCCATTCGCAGTGAGCAAACAGTGGATGAGCAACGAGTTGGTTCCGCCGGAGCGGGTGGTATCCCCGGTGCTCTAACTAACCAACCGCCTGCCGGTGGCCAGGCTCCGGAGGTTGCAGGGCAAAGAGGGGGTGATGCTCCAGCGGCGCCATCCAGTAACAGTCGCTCCCAGGCTACGCGTAACTACGAGTTGGATAGAACCGTTAGTTATACAAAGCATGAAAAAGGGCGGATGCGCAGGCTCACAGTGGCTATTGTTATCGATGATAAGAAGAAAATGAATACCGATTCGGGTGAAACAACGACAAGTCGATGGACCGATGTCGAACTCGAACGATTGGCTATACTTGTCCGAGACGCAGTTGGTTTTTCTGCCGCACGCGGCGACAGTGTGAATATCTTAAATGAGGCTTTTATGCCCCTACCTGAAATCGAAGCTACTGCGGAAACTCAAATTTGGGAGTCGGAAAATTTTAGGGTTGCGGCTAAATATGTCGCCGGAGCCCTTATCGTACTGGGCCTGATTTTTGGATTGATGCGCCCAGTATTAAAAAGCCTTGCTGGCACAGGCTCCAAATCCAAGGAAGAAGAAGAGGCCAAAGAAATGGCTGCATTACAGGCCGCGGGAATCAGCTCATTCGATTCTCTGTCTGATGAAACGGTCACCCTAACGGGAGGCGACGCATTAGCGTTACCCAGCCCGGAGGAAAGTTACGAGCAGCAGCTTAACGCCGTTAAAGGATTGGTGGCCGAGGATGCTGGCCGTGTGGCTCAGGTAATTAAACGTTGGATTAATGAAGAATGA
- the fliE gene encoding flagellar hook-basal body complex protein FliE, which translates to MSDRMDINRLLIEMRSIKQQTSAFGGPGALTAKDRVDGAQQPGQVGQVNGPGFGKVLEQAVNKVNEVQSASSSMAEAYVRGDQNIDVTDVMIASQKAGVAFDSMVQVRNKLVEAYRDVMNMPI; encoded by the coding sequence ATGAGTGACCGAATGGATATTAATCGACTGCTAATAGAAATGCGTTCGATAAAACAGCAAACCAGCGCGTTTGGTGGCCCGGGTGCTTTAACGGCGAAAGACCGTGTCGATGGTGCGCAACAGCCGGGGCAGGTCGGTCAGGTAAACGGTCCGGGGTTTGGGAAAGTGCTTGAGCAGGCGGTTAATAAAGTGAACGAAGTGCAGAGTGCTTCCAGTAGTATGGCTGAAGCCTATGTTCGAGGCGACCAAAATATTGACGTTACCGATGTGATGATCGCCTCGCAAAAAGCCGGCGTTGCCTTTGACTCTATGGTTCAGGTGCGCAACAAATTGGTAGAAGCCTACCGTGATGTTATGAACATGCCTATTTAA
- a CDS encoding sigma-54-dependent transcriptional regulator: MTSSKKNPATILVVEDDSNLREALVDTLQLNSFDVLEAENAEQAVALLQKSVAVDLIVSDVNMGAMSGHDLLQHVKQEYPQIPVLLATAYASISESVEAMRHGAVDYLVKPFEAKVLVETINQYVSRSAHSADRPIAVAPTSQQLLQLACRVAQSDSTVLLIGESGTGKEVLAKYIHENSPRKDQPFIAINCAAIPENMLEAMLFGHEKGAYTGAYNSAPGKFEQANGGTILLDEISEMDLGLQAKLLRVLQEREVERLGGRKNIPLDVRVIATSNRDMRREVADGKFREDLYFRLSVLPLQWAPLRDRKEDIIPLAESLLARHARKQHRAGVILTEEARHSLLNYAWPGNVRELDNVMQRALILQPGNALGTVDLGLTQEVAYSEKPSLVDAVMQQTQQVIMDMAIPQSFEGLSGQASAQSDPADGLGKDLMKREFEIILQTLRQEKGSKKQTAERLGISPRTLRYKLARLRDEGYTLEAMAY, translated from the coding sequence ATGACGAGTTCAAAAAAAAATCCGGCCACTATTTTAGTTGTGGAAGACGATAGTAATCTTCGCGAAGCGCTGGTTGATACTCTTCAGTTAAATAGTTTTGATGTTCTGGAAGCTGAAAATGCAGAGCAGGCCGTAGCCTTGCTACAAAAATCTGTAGCCGTTGATCTAATTGTTTCGGATGTCAATATGGGAGCCATGAGTGGTCACGATCTGCTGCAGCATGTTAAGCAGGAATATCCTCAAATTCCGGTTTTACTGGCAACGGCTTACGCCAGCATCAGTGAATCGGTAGAGGCGATGCGCCACGGTGCCGTGGATTATCTGGTTAAACCCTTTGAAGCCAAAGTGCTGGTGGAAACGATTAATCAATACGTTAGTCGCAGTGCCCATAGTGCCGATAGACCTATCGCCGTAGCGCCAACCAGCCAGCAGTTACTGCAGTTAGCTTGTCGCGTTGCGCAATCGGACTCCACCGTTTTGTTGATTGGTGAATCGGGAACGGGTAAAGAAGTATTGGCGAAATATATTCACGAAAACTCACCTCGTAAAGATCAGCCCTTTATTGCCATAAACTGCGCGGCTATCCCCGAGAATATGCTCGAAGCGATGCTATTTGGTCATGAAAAAGGTGCCTATACCGGAGCTTACAACTCAGCTCCAGGTAAGTTTGAGCAGGCAAATGGCGGCACGATTCTATTGGATGAGATTTCAGAAATGGATCTAGGATTACAGGCCAAGCTGCTAAGGGTTTTACAGGAAAGGGAAGTTGAGCGTTTGGGTGGCCGAAAAAATATTCCTTTGGACGTACGTGTTATTGCAACCTCGAACCGGGATATGCGCCGTGAGGTTGCCGATGGGAAGTTTAGAGAGGATTTATATTTCCGTTTAAGCGTTTTACCCTTGCAGTGGGCGCCGCTGCGCGATCGGAAAGAAGATATTATTCCTCTGGCAGAATCGTTGTTGGCTCGTCATGCCCGCAAGCAGCATCGGGCGGGCGTGATTCTAACTGAGGAAGCTCGGCATAGTCTGCTGAATTATGCCTGGCCGGGTAATGTACGCGAACTCGATAATGTTATGCAGCGGGCGCTTATTTTACAACCGGGAAATGCACTCGGTACGGTGGATCTAGGTTTAACGCAGGAGGTGGCCTACAGCGAAAAGCCTTCTCTGGTCGACGCTGTTATGCAGCAGACCCAGCAGGTAATTATGGATATGGCAATACCACAATCTTTCGAGGGGCTTTCTGGGCAGGCGTCTGCTCAATCCGATCCGGCAGATGGGCTGGGAAAAGATTTAATGAAGCGGGAGTTTGAAATTATTTTGCAAACGCTACGGCAGGAAAAAGGAAGTAAGAAACAAACTGCAGAACGCTTGGGTATCAGCCCTCGAACTCTGCGTTATAAACTTGCCCGCTTACGTGACGAGGGATACACGCTAGAGGCAATGGCCTATTAG